One uncultured Carboxylicivirga sp. genomic window, ACTTTGCTTACTCATAAACATCAGCTCCGATGAAGTAGTGATTGCTTCATATCGCAATTCCTTTAATTCTTTATTTAAACCAGCGACTTTACGCATTAACTCTTCCATTTTATAGTGATTCCCTATGTATAGAAATCCCATAAATGCCAGATAAATAAAAAATGGCATTTGCTTCGTAACCAATGTTCTGGTAAATATTCTACCATTAATAATGTCGCGAAACGAGATACCCTTTATCTCTCCAAACTCCTCTTTGGACTGAATAAACTCCGTGAATTTATTTTTTCTCCAATTCATACCCTCTCAGCAATTCTTAACTTTGCACTTCTGGCTCTCCCGTTTACTTCAATTTCTTCATCGGTCGGTACAATAATCTTTCGATTGACTGCTTTAAATGGAACATTTGTCTGACCGTATATATCCTGTTCAGCATTTGCTTTATCACAACTACCTGAACGAATAAAGTTTTTCACCAATCTATCTTCCAGACTATGATAGGATATCACACTCAACCTTCCACCAATTGCAATTGCATCAATAGAAGCATTAAGAACTGCTTTGAGCACTTCCATCTCCTGATTGACTTCAATTCGTAAAGCCTGAAAAACCTGCGCTAAAAATTTAGATTGTTCTTTTTTAGGACCACAATTCTCAGCAACTTCTTTGAGATCAGTTGTGGTTTCAAATAAATTAGCCGAGCGTCTTTTAATGATCTGACCTGCTAATTTACCGGATTGCTTAATCTCTCCATATTGCCAAAACAAACGCTTCAATTCCGATTCATCATAAGTATTTACAACATCTGCCGCTGTTTTCTGAAGCTGCTGACTCATTCGCATATCCAATTTTCCATCAAAACGAAATGAAAATCCACGATCAGCCTCATTAAAATGATGCGACGACACACCTAAATCACCAAGTATACCATCTACCTTATCAACACCTATGTATCTTAAAAAATGAGTTAAATACCGGAAGTTATGACGAACAAAAATTAATCGCTCATCGTCAGGCCGATTAGCATAAGCATCCGCATCCTGATCGAAAACAATTAATTTACCATTATCTAATCTGCTTAGAATTTCACGACTGTGACCTCCTCCTCCGAAAGTTAGGTCGACATAGATACCGTTTGGTTTTATAGCCAAACCATCCACCGACTCTTTCAACAACACTGGTATATGATATTCTTGTTCCATGCTCTTATGATTACCCTACTCTGTAAGCGGAGAATCCTTACCCAACAACTCTTCAGCTAAATCACCCAACTCTTCTCCTTCTAGGTCACCTGCCTCCAACTGCTGTCTACTCCACAATTCAATACTACTTCCAACTCCCAG contains:
- the rsmH gene encoding 16S rRNA (cytosine(1402)-N(4))-methyltransferase RsmH; translation: MEQEYHIPVLLKESVDGLAIKPNGIYVDLTFGGGGHSREILSRLDNGKLIVFDQDADAYANRPDDERLIFVRHNFRYLTHFLRYIGVDKVDGILGDLGVSSHHFNEADRGFSFRFDGKLDMRMSQQLQKTAADVVNTYDESELKRLFWQYGEIKQSGKLAGQIIKRRSANLFETTTDLKEVAENCGPKKEQSKFLAQVFQALRIEVNQEMEVLKAVLNASIDAIAIGGRLSVISYHSLEDRLVKNFIRSGSCDKANAEQDIYGQTNVPFKAVNRKIIVPTDEEIEVNGRARSAKLRIAERV
- a CDS encoding FtsL-like putative cell division protein, translating into MNWRKNKFTEFIQSKEEFGEIKGISFRDIINGRIFTRTLVTKQMPFFIYLAFMGFLYIGNHYKMEELMRKVAGLNKELKELRYEAITTSSELMFMSKQSEVLKKVRAKNLDLEELTEPPRKLKVRK